A single region of the Kryptolebias marmoratus isolate JLee-2015 linkage group LG10, ASM164957v2, whole genome shotgun sequence genome encodes:
- the lrrc57 gene encoding leucine-rich repeat-containing protein 57 has translation MGNTALKSHLETSQKTGVFQLTGKGLQEFPEDLHRLTANLRTVDLSGNKIELLPAFIGNFLQLKSLTLNSNRLTVLPDEIGKLKKLETLSLNGNRIQQLPPTLGQLKSLRTLSLAGNQFSKFPSGLGTLRHLDLLDLSQNQIQSVPAEVSELQAIEINLNQNQISALSAEVSHCPRLKVLRLEENCLELSSIPESILMESQVSLFSVEGNLFEVKKLRDLEGYDKYMERFTATKKKFA, from the exons ATGGGGAACACGGCGCTGAAGTCCCACCTGGAAACGTCCCAGAAGACGGGCGTGTTTCAGCTGACGGGAAAAGGGCTGCAGGAG TTTCCGGAGGACCTTCACAGACTCACCGCCAACCTGAGGACCGTGGATCTGTCAGGGAATAAGATCGAGCTTCTTCCTGCGTTCATCGGAAACTTCCTGCAGCTCAAGAGTCTGACGCTAAACTCCAACCGGCTGA CCGTCCTTCCCGATGAGATcgggaagctgaagaagctggagaCCCTGAGTCTGAACGGGAACCGGATCCAGCAGCTGCCCCCCACTCTGGGCCAGCTCAAATCCCTGCGGACCCTCAGCCTGGCCGGGAACCAGTTCTCCAAGTTCCCCTCGGGACTGGGAACCCTGAGGCACCTGGACTTGCTAGACCTGTCCCAGAACCAGATTCAGAGTGTCCCTGCGGAGGTGTCTGAGCTGCAGGCCATTGAGAtcaacctgaaccagaaccag ATCTCGGCGCTGTCAGCGGAGGTCTCCCACTGTCCCCGTCTGAAGGTTCTCCGTTTGGAGGAAAACTGTCTGGAACTGTCCTCCATCCCTGAGTCCATCCTGATGGAGTCCCAGGTGTCCCTGTTCTCCGTGGAGGGAAACCTGTTTGAGGTGAAGAAGCTGCGAGACCTGGAGGGATACGATAAG TACATGGAGCGTTTCACAGCCACCAAGAAGAAGTTCGCCTGA
- the tyro3 gene encoding tyrosine-protein kinase receptor TYRO3, giving the protein MKLLLFFLPSLLGTRGNGVLFTKHPSNQTVSQGKEVRLGCAVEGVTEPDILWIKDGEKLYSTDQVFLTLGEQHWETSHSVKSVQQQDAGQYWCEVDYHGQTFSSERAWITVEGVPHFTEEPQDVAIFPNAPFNLSCSAVGPPEPVAVAWWLGGVQKGEPKPSHSVLHVPGVNSSIKFYCEAKNARGISVSRTGTVHIKVLPEAPVGLQVLGVTDSRVTLSWKQGSTGHSELSTCIIQVRRLSARREALPQQEVQVPPHLHVLSGLRSHSNYSVRVSCVNEVGASQFSSWLHFTTPESVPSAAPRNLTFDLSEQQLSVRWAELQEEELRGKLLAYKLQWTLGGEEQEPLLFKQNSARLSGGGRFFNATLQVSACTSVGCGPWSPPVLVLPASVQIQVRRSHMWVGLLLGLLVATVVGLLLAVIAQRRGKETQSGSSFKGPGPESLVSFTAARSFSRNATDLQESTLDSLCINDELKNKLQDVLISDRLLTLGHMLGKGEFGSVREAVLKTEDTLVQKVAVKVLKSDITSSGDIEQCLKEAAYMKDFNHPNVIKLIGVSLHRRPGQRLPVPMVVLPFMKHGDLHTFLLLSRLGDQPFDLSLQTLVQFMLDVSRGMEYLSSRSIIHRDLAARNCMLNENMSVCVADFGLSKKIYSGDYYRQGSVSKLPVKWIALESLADNVYTTQSDVWAFGVTMWEIVTRGQTPYPGVENSEIYEFLIKGERLKKPADCRDDIYEIMHSCWSPVPKCRPSFQQLVLQLETLNLSLSPAAAPSLYVNLEGDEEPDGGGGGAAGAQEPSRSPEPGAAAEASSWSVAWQRQAEDEEKDWLMVGSGAALAIGGDYRYVIRQCGAAEEEEENRPQDEDDAVINV; this is encoded by the exons atgaagctgctgctgttttttctcCCGAGCCTGTTGGGAACCAGAGGGAACG GCGTGCTGTTCACCAAACACCCGTCCAATCAGACCGTCTCTCAGGGGAAAGAGGTGAGGCTGGGCTGCGCCGTGGAGGGCGTGACGGAGCCAGACATCCTGTGGATCAAAGATGGAGAGAAGCTCTACAGCACCGACCAGGTGTTCCTCACGCTGGGAGAGCAGCACTGGGAGACGTCCCACAG TGTGAAGTCGGTCCAGCAGCAGGATGCGGGTCAGTACTGGTGTGAGGTGGATTACCACGGGCAGACGTTCTCCTCTGAACGGGCCTGGATCACAGTTGAAG GCGTTCCTCACTTTACCGAAGAGCCTCAGGATGTGGCGATTTTTCCCAACGCTCCCTTCAACCTCTCCTGTTCTGCTGTTGGCCCGCCGGAACCTGTGGCGGTGGCGTGGTGGCTAGGAGGAGTCCAGAAGGGAGAACCCAAACCCTCCCACTCTGTCCTGCATGTCCCAG gtgtgAACAGCAGCATCAAATTTTACTGTGAAGCAAAGAATGCCCGAGGGATCTCTGTGTCCAGAACGGGAACGGTTCACATTAAAG tTCTGCCAGAGGCTCCTGTCGGCCTTCAGGTCCTCGGGGTGACTGACAGCAGGGTCAcgttgtcatggaaacaaggATCTACGGGTCACTCTGAGCTGTCCACCTGTATCATTCAG gtgaGGAGGCTCTCAGCCCGCAGGGAGGCCCTCCCTCAGCAGGAGGTCCAGGTTCCTCCTCACCTCCACGTCCTGTCGGGTCTGAGGAGCCACTCCAACTACAGCGTGAGGGTTTCCTGCGTGAACGAGGTGGGGGCGTCCCAGTTCTCCTCGTGGCTGCACTTCACCACTCCTGAGTCAG TGCCCTCCGCCGCCCCCAGgaacctgacctttgacctctcggAGCAGCAGCTGTCTGTCCGGTGGGCAGAgcttcaggaggaagagctgcgAGGAAAACTGCTGGCCTACAAGCTGCAGTGGACTCTGGGAGGCGAAGAACAG GAGCCGTTGCTGTTCAAGCAGAACTCCGCTCGTCTGTCGGGGGGGGGACGTTTCTTCAACGCCACCCTCCAGGTGTCGGCCTGCACCTCGGTGGGCTGTGGACCCTGGAGCCCCCCGGTTCTGGTGCTGCCTGCCTCAG TGCAGATCCAGGTGCGGCGGAGCCACATGTGGGTCGGTCTCCTGCTCGGCCTGCTGGTGGCCACCGTGGTCGGCCTGCTGCTGGCGGTCATAGCTCAGCGCAGAGGAAAAGAAACGCAGTCAGG ctcgTCCTTTAAGGGTCCTGGTCCTGAGAGTTTGGTCTCTTTCACAGCAGCTCGATCGTTCAGCAGAAACGCCACCGATCTGCAGGAATCCACAt TGGACAGTCTGTGCATCAACGATGAGCTGAAGAACAAACTGCAGGACGTCCTGATCTCAGACAGACTTCTGACCCTCGGCCACATGCTGGGAAAAG GTGAGTTTGGCTCGGTGCGTGAGGCTGTCCTGAAGACTGAGGACACGTTGGTCCAGAAGGTGGCGGTCAAAGTGCTGAAAT ctGACATCACCTCGTCAGGTGACATCGAACAATGTCTGAAGGAGGCAGCGTACATGAAGGACTTCAACCATCCCAACGTCATCAAACTCATCG GAGTGAGTCTCCACAGGCGCCCGGGCCAGCGGCTGCCCGTCCCCATGGTGGTCCTGCCCTTCATGAAACACGGAGACCTGCACACCTTCCTGCTGCTGTCCCGCCTGGGAGACCAGCCGTTT GACCTGTCCCTGCAGACGCTGGTCCAGTTCATGTTGGACGTGTCCCGGGGGATGGAGTACCTGAGCAGCAGGAGCATCATCCACAGAGACCTGGCTGCCCGGAACTGCAT gctgAACGAGAACATGTCGGTGTGTGTGGCAGACTTCGGTCTCTCCAAAAAGATCTACAGCGGAGATTATTACCGTCAAGGCTCGGTTTCCAAGCTGCCCGTCAAATGGATCGCTCTGGAGAGCCTGGCTGACAACGTCTACACGACCCAGAGTGAcgtg TGGGCATTCGGCGTGACGATGTGGGAGATCGTGACGCGTGGTCAGACTCCATATCCTGGAGTGGAAAACTCTGAGATCTACGAGTTCCTGATCAAAGGAGAACGACTGAAGAAACCTGCAGACTGCAGAGATGACAT TTACGAGATCATGCACAGCTGCTGGAGCCCCGTCCCAAAATGCCGTCCCAGTTTCCAGCAGCTGGTCCTCCAGTTGGAGACGCTGAATCTGAGCCTGTCCCccgctgctgctccttcacttTACGTCAACCTGGAAGGAGACGAGGAGCcggacggaggaggaggaggagctgctggagctcagGAACCCAGCCGGTCACCAGAACCCGGCGCCGCTGCAGAAGCTTCCAGCTGGAGCGTCGCCTGGCAGCGACAGGCGGAAGACGAGGAGAAGGACTGGCTCATGGTGGGCTCGGGGGCGGCGCTGGCCATCGGAGGAGACTACAGGTACGTCATCAGGCAGTGTGGAGccgctgaggaggaagaggagaaccGCCCACAGGATGAGGATGACGCTGTAATCAATgtttga